The following DNA comes from Xiphias gladius isolate SHS-SW01 ecotype Sanya breed wild chromosome 10, ASM1685928v1, whole genome shotgun sequence.
TCAGTGAGGGAGCCTAAGCTGCCATAGCCATACAATCGGTCACAGTCCGGTTCAGTTCTGTGGCTCCTGGCACTGCTTATCCGCCCTCCAGTCATCACCCAGTCCAGATCAGCTCCAGAACCATACTGCAGTGAGCACCGCTGTCCTGGTTTGGGCACTACTAAGCCATACTCCAGTATCCCTTCTGAGGAGAGTTTTGGCAGGACGTGCCTTGCTCGTCTTGCCTGTACAGCTGACATAAGACCCTCTGCATCCTCATTGAGCTCAACCATGTCCACAGCTTTCATCAGGGGCTGCTTTTTCCCTGTCTCAAGGCAATagtcaaaaacagcaaacagctcAAGGGCAGCATGGCGGACTTTCCTTTTGCTGTCTGCCAGATATGGTGCAACCTCAAAACAAAGCTTGGGGATGTTGAAATCTTTTCTAGGATGAGTGAGCATAGCTGCCATAATGATGTTAAGAACATCTTCCCGAACCCTtgaatttttgtgtttcaaGTTGCCGATTACAAGATCTAATACCTGTTGTGGTGCAACAGTTTTCATCAGCTGTCGAAACACATTCATGTATTCATTCCTGGTGACGGTTCGAGTGTCCCCAAGCGCCTTGAGAGCCACTAAGACTAATTGTTTGAAATATCTGTTTACACTTGTATCTAGCTTCTGAATGAGTAAGTTTAAAACTTGTAAGCTGCTGTACAACACTTTAAAATTACTGTCATCTAGAAGTCGAGGAAGAAAATTGATGAAGTCCTCAATACTATCAGATGGGATTGACTTAATGTCCACATCTGAGAGGATGTGTTTGAGCTCTTCCACCCCATTAGTGCGATTCTGGTAATTCTTCAGGTCCAGAAGCTGCCCGTGTAACTCCTGGGAGATCAAGCCAGGTATCATTATTGATGGTCTTATGGATGTGGTCAAATCTGAGAATCCAAAGAAGCAAACGCAATCCTGTGAGGACAATAATATTCCTCCTCTTTAGTTAGTGCCTTCATCCTGAGTGGTTGGTGATGGAAAACCACTCTCCTGTATGTCAAGCTGTGAATGCAAAACAGAGACAATTAACAGGACAGCAGGACGGGACTGAATGAGTTCCCTAGAGTGACATGAACGCACTGAGGAGTAAAATGCATGGCGACAGCCCTGGTAAGAATGTATATAAACATGTTACATCTCTGGGCCGCGTAACAGTACGTATTTTAACTGAGGGAGTGTGTTATAGCTCCTCAAAATCACGATCGATCACCGTGATCTACGCTCTATTAAATGGACACTACCACTTGTGGCTGTCAGGCGCGGTAGTTGTCAGCAGAACAGTAGAGACAACCTTTACTGCTGTAGGTTACGATATTCCCTGATATTGTAACGTTGGTTACTATAAAGTGTGTGGACTGGAGTCATAGCCAGTTACACGATATTAAGTAATGTCTTCAGTGGCCTTACAATCAGTCCCTGACTACACATTCCCGTTAAGCAGCCTAAttagttagctagctaaatGGAACCTTTGCTAACTACAACACCGCTCAAACGGTGCTAAGCTAACTCGCTAGTCCGCTAATTGCGTTAGTGGTTCGTACTGGCTGACTGGAATAACAAAGTTTGAAAAACGGTATGAAAACATACCTTGCATTTCTCCCTCCGTGAAGCTCGTCGAGACTATCTAATGTTACGCCGTCCAAATTTCCATGTCATGCTGCGGCAGCTACGGTTCTGAAAGTGTAGACATTTTCACTGGTTGTTTTAACCGGTACGTGGAGTGTTCAGTGTTTGGGAGCTACAAAGGTATTCACATCGAGAGgagcccacacacactctcacacagacagacacaccgAGGAAGCAAAATGGCGAATACATGTCGCAAACTGAGCGCTTCCATGGTGACGCGGGGTCCAGGCTCCTccaggcggcggcggcggcggcggaatcatcatcatcatcatcatcatcacagagCTTCATCGTAGAACGGGATGAAAAGTGAACGAGACGTCGTccagaaattaaaatataacaggACTTAAACTACATGTAACGTGCACATCCTTAGTGTTCGATTTGTACCCTTTCTTCTGGTTTAGAGCACCTCAAAGGAATGAAAGAACATAACATAAATATCAACAGCATAGATTCACTGTACAAAATTGTAGAATATTCATTGttcaaatatgtatattttctaCCCATCCACACATTTGGAGTTCTATTaatagaaaaagcaaaacaaacaaacaaacaaacaaaaacaaagattactGCCTTAGAATGATGATATACAAAATATGATCCTGCACCCATGTTGTGGGACGTTTCACGTTTACTATAGAATTggtattataatttattttatacgATTATATAACATTTATAACACATTTATTCATAACATTTCATATATAAATggttatattgttattttattaattaattatattattataaaaagattttaacaaTGAAAGGAACAATAAAAGTAAGCATATTTACTAAAAAGCCCACTTTTAATGTCCTTGCTTTACTTTAAATGTATGCAACTTTATACATAATGTCtcataatatttaaatgtggGAAAATTagggaaatgtactttttactccacagcATAATTACTGGTAAATTTACAAattctacttgagtaaagtTGTTAATGCCGGgcttgttatattttatatgttatttgctattttgaatttcaactttaaaaatacatttgcctttttgtgtTATATAAAGAAAAACCTTGTGATACTgcggtgtatgtgtgtgtgtgtgtgtgtgtgtgtgtgtgcgcgtgcttTGTTGAAAAAAGGTCTGTGGGATAACGTTTTTATTTCCTCTAAAAAATACCGCTAAAGTTCACACCATGCATTATAACCCATTTTTTGGCATGTCGCTTGCTAACCTGAACATGGTTCTTCCTTGTAAACATCTGTGAATgtcgttttattttgaaaacagcGGAAGTGGGTGTGCTGCTATGATAGCTCGTTATTATAAGAGCTCATCGGTAGCTTTGTGGGTAGGTTGGCAGTAGGTTGTTTTCCTGATAGCCGCCCGGGGTCCCCACTCGTCGCCGCTGAACTCCGACACTGCAAAAGCTGTCAATAACGTTACAGCGGCACACGAGACGGACTACAGGTTACAGGTTTGTTAACCTTGATTTTCACGATATAAAAATGATATGTGACAGCTAGCTATAACGTGACGTTTTGTATCTGTCAGCCATGTTACTGTATATCAATCAATGATGCAGCTAGCCACAGTAACCGTGTTTATTTTTAGCAGCTAACCTGCGCTGACTGCAGTGGAATGAGACAGAGATATAGGCACTGTGTATTTGCTGGAGCCGGATACTGTTGACAATACGATGGTGACATGAATGTTGATCTCAATGTAAATATGATATCCGTGGAAATTTGTTTCTGCAAAAAACGAGCTGTTTTTGGGGTTGAAAGTGTGTTAGCGCACTAGCTGCCTGCTGATGTGAGGCTAAGAGGTAGCTAGCGGGTTTTGATCTGGCCATGTCCTCCGTTCAGAAATCAAGCCGAGGCCCCAGTCAACAAACTACCATGTAACGTTATTGTGACTGAATGTCATAAAGCATAAATGCACAGCGGCATCAAGGCAGTTGGCTCGAGGTTAACCTGAAAATTGTATGCTTTGTCAGCCAGTGCGGTTGGTTAACTCAAAGCAGCGTTAGCTTTTGGATTAAGAAGATCATGCTTCTTTAGCTAGCCTCGCAGTAGACTGCAAACAGAACGCGTCGGAATAACTACTGTACTATTTCAAAACATCCCTTGATGCATCACACTGCCCTGGCATGTTTCCGACGCCTGGTGTAATTACGTCATGTTGCACAGGCCTATGTTTAGTTGACTTTTCGGGCTTTTAGTCTCATGAGCAAGATGACAACCGGTTAAATTCCAGGATTTACAGTATTCCCATTGCTTGTTAGTAACATGTCAGTTAGTCAGAAGATTTCACTGAATCAGTAGCCTTTACACAATGTAAACACTGCGCTGATGTGTGGATTCCTGCTCTCAGATGGACCAGCAGGACCAGTCCTATATGTTTGCCAGTCTGACGCGGCCTCACTCAGAGCAGCTGCTGCAAGGCCTCCAGCTTTTGCGGCAGGATCACGAACTATGTGACATTGTCCTGCGTGTGGGTGATGCCAAGATCCATGCCCACAAAGTAGTGCTGGCCAGCATCAGTCCTTACTTCAAGGCCATGTTCACGGGTAACCTGTCAGAAAAGGAGACCTCCGAGGTGGAAATCCAGTTCATCGATGAGACTGCCTTGCAGGTATACTTGGAGCCAGCAGACTCTAACTGCACTGATTAAAtgctgaaatttgttttttgtttgtgtgacacgtttcctctttcttttccaggCCATCGTTGAGTATGCCTACACTGGCACGGTGTTTATCTCCCAGGAAACGGTGGAATCTCTACTACCGGCCGCCAACTTACTCCAGGTTAAGCTAGTACTTAAGGAGTGCTGCTCCTTCTTAGAGAGCCAGCTGGATGCTGGGAACTGTATAGGCATCTCCCGCTTTGCAGAGACATATGGCTGCCATGATCTGTGTCTGGCTGCAACTAAGTTCATCTGTGAGAACTTTGAGGAAGTTTGTCAGACAGAGGAGTTTTTTGAACTGACAAGGGCCGAGTTGGACGAAATTGTGTCCAATGACTGCCTTAAGGTGGTCACAGAGGAGACTGTATTTTACGCCCTGGAATCGTGGATCAAATATGATGTAACTGAGAGACAGCAGCATCTGGCTCAGCTGCTGCACTGCGTTCGCCTTCCACTCCTCAGCGTCAAATTCCTCACTCGCCTATATGAAGCCAACCACCTTATACGAGATGACCACGCATGCAAGCACCTGCTCAATGAGGCTCTCAAATATCATTTTATGCCTGAGCACCGACTCTCCTATCAGACTGTGTTGTCGGCACGACCCAGGTGTGCTCCTAAGGTGCTGCTTGCAGTCGGAGGCAAGGCTGGACTGTTTGCCACATTAGAAAggtaatgatgataataagCAGTATTGAAAAGGTAACTTTCCGAACCTCTGTATTGTCAATGCTTTTGTTATGtgctgtgtttaaaaagaaacaaacttaTCGGCTGATATCTGCCTTTCTCTTGCAGCATGGAAATGTATTTCCCTCAGACAGATTCGTGGATAGGACTGGCCCCTCTCAGTGTGCCACGATATGAGTTTGGTGTAGCAGTGCTGGACCACAAGGTGTACGTGGTTGGAGGCATTGCCACACACATGAGACAAGGCATTAGCTATCGGAGACACGAGAGCACAGTGGAGTGCTGGGACCCCGAAAGCAACACCTGGTCCTCGGTAGAGCGTATGGCCGAGTGCCGCAGCACTCTCGGAGTGGTGGTCCTGGCTGGAGAGCTGTACGCCCTAGGAGGCTATGACGGCCAGTATTACCTTCAGTCGGTGGAGAAGTATGTCCCCAAGTTAAAGGagtggcagccagtggcaccCATGACAAAGTCCCGCAGCTGCTTTGCCACCGCTGTGCTGGATGGAATGGTGTATGCTATTGGTGGCTATGGCCCAGCCCATATGAACAGGTAATACCAATGAGAGTGGTTatgatatttgttgttttatctgttgaAATACACGTAACCTGCTAgtgggttttaaaaaatatacagtacacgtTTTATTAAACATTAGGTGTCTAATGAACTTGTGTGACAGTGAGAAAGTGCCAAAACCGTTTATTTTTGTGCGTGTATAAACTGTGAACAGCAAAATCGTGCATACCCGATGCAATTTTGACTGCAGCAAGTTTAAGGGGTAGGATACATAAAGGATAATCACTATATGTTGTTCAGTGTATCACCAAATAACTAATAAGGCTGAAAATCATTCACTCCTTAGCCGCTGAGTGTCTTTCTAAGCATGTTATGATAAATCCCTTTTCCTTCAGCTGTAACCTCTTacactgaattttctttttaatgtgaagACAGCAGAAAGCTACATACGATCAAAACATGCCACTAACCTTTCTTTGTTCCTACAGATGACATTTGACATCAGTAGGGTGGGGGTTGTGGTGCTCTACctcaccttttttaaaatagcGTTTGATCCCAGTGAAATGCTTCTAGCCCCTTCCAGACCTCCTAACCTGGCGTTCTCTCTCAAGGTCTTGTTAGTTATTTAATAGAAATGGCAATCATGTGAAGGATGTCAAGTGTTGCTGAGAAAATGGCCAGGAACCTGTTAATGAGTGAAGAGGAGTCAGAGAAGAAGTGGTTGCTGAAGTTTCATTGAGAGGGTGCCTGATTGTGTGCTGCTAGTTAGACCTCTGTTGTTGCTGTGGACCTCTAGAGAGTAGTGTCTCTGTTGTATGTTTCCTTGACTCCCGAAACCCCTCAGGAGAATGTGTTTGGACAACCAATCtttggggactttttttttttttttttttttttccttctcccagTGGCTTATAATGACCTTGCACAGTGCAAAACAATCCCAGATTGCCTATGTTCCAGTTACTGTCAGGGGTTTCATTTGACTTTGGTCAAACTTGGTAATTCACCACTGCCATTGGTGGCATCATTactagttttgtgtgtgtgtgtgtgtgtgtgtgtgtgtgtgtgtgtgtgtgtgtgagagtgacaGAGATCAGACCATATGAACTAAGCCCATCCTCTCTATAGCCTCAAACAAGTCTTTCTGagaaaatgttgcttttgtttCAGTCTATGCTGGTACAGTATACAAAATTTGCTTGtagagacttgaaacttgacTGTGATACATAGGTAGTCCATTATAGCATAACATTATGCTGTTTTTGGAGGAACTGCATGGAGCTgtgaaatatatcaatatacatTTGGACTGCAGTTTACTAATTGAATGTTAAAGTGAATTTTCAGTGCCCCTTCATTGCTTCATAACAGTTTCTTATCCGATGTATACGGGTTTGTGACACACAATAAGACTGGTATCTAGAATGGATACACTTAGTACAAAAAGTTGAATGGTTATATTActtaattgtgtttgtgtgtgtggttttttttttttgttggttttttttttttgggcacaTGGTAATGCAGCTGTGAGTAGGGATTGTTTAAAAACTCCGGTGTGCTTGAGGATATTCGGACATTGGAGTTAATGCTGTACAGCTTGGCAGTAATTAGGGGTTTTGTCAGAAAATTttcagaaacacatttcaaaatcaaGGGACACAAAACCCAAACCATCTGCACAGCTAGCTTCCACCATCCGTGAGTAGTATGTTATTTAAGTGAACTGACCCTTTTTAACCATTGTGCGTTTTGATAATGTTGCTGCTACCGTTCTGCACAGCGTGGAGCGGTACGACCCCAGCAAGGATGCCTGGGAAATGGTAGCTCCCATGGCAGATAAGAGGATCAACTTTGGAGTAGGCGTCATGCTCGGCTTCATATTTGTTGTGGGTGGACACAACGGAGTGTCGCACCTGTCCAGTATTGAGAGGTATGATCCACACCAGAACCAGTGGACAGCCTGTCGGCCAATGAACGAACCACGCACCGGTAAGTTTATTTTGTACTtgtaaaatgtgtgatttaaatTAAACCCTCTGTTTGTAGGATACCTTCTAGGTCATATTTCAACCTATCGTGAATATTGTATCGAGAAAATGGTGAGTGAGGCCTGTAGCTGGTCACATGTAACTGTGACATCATTGTCTGTCTTACAGGTGTGGGCTCTGCCATCGTGGACAACTACCTCTATGTGGTGGGAGGTCACTCTGGATCATCCTACCTGAACACTGTCCAGCGCTATGACCCCATCTCAGACAGCTGGTTGGACTCAAGTGGCATGATGTATTGCCGTTGTAACTTTGGTCTGACTGCCCTTTGACCCATGGCCAGCCAGCTAGGACCCAATAAGAGAACTTAGACACAAagacttttcttcttttttgtctcctcctcccccacatTCATCCTCCAGGTGCAGAGGAGAGCTGCACACCAACGGGAAcaccagaggagagagagcctGCTGGGTGGATGGATGTGCTGGGCTAGCTGGCTGGCTAGAGGGGGACCACAGACATGACTGCAGAGATGAAGTGCTacaaagttgtgtgtgtataagaaaGGAAGATGATTGGACTGAAAGGCTGTTGTCTTGGGCACAAGGAGACGACCGCTCTACTGCTGCTGGACCACAATGAGGACTCTGAGCCATTTCCCAGAGGATTGTGGGAGAAATCTTgtcaattttgttttaaaattctgtGTTATGTtagcagactttttttttttttttttaaataattctttCATGCCATTAATTGTTTGAcacttaaatcttttttttttttttttttttttaatttccctaCTGCAACCGGAACCATGTGTTCAAAATTTTGTAGAACACTGCAGTTTGCTTGTGTATTTGTACGAATATGTGGTTGTTGGCCATGTAGTGTGTATGTCCGTGTGTATGCTCGGGGGGTACGTGCATGTCAGATAAGATTGTTTTTGTTGCGTGTTTGCGTGCAGAACTGATGCTCGGGCTCAGCGACACAGGAGTTCTGCGTCAAAATCAGTGCTtcacaaaacagagaaaagttggaatctttatattttctcaaaaagggctgccttttttttccctctcttgtaaatggtctctctctctctgtctctgtctctctccctcgtGCATTGcctgtaaaaaaatttttttttttcctgcactggGTCACTACTGTGtgagcgtgtttgtgtgtttgtgtgtgtttgtagttcAATTCCAAGGGTCATTGTGGAGGTGAATGACAAATTCTCCGGAGTGTTTGCCACTAGTCTCTGCTTCATCCTTGGAGCCATTTTAAAATCCTCATGTTCTAGCTTCTGTTACATCTTCCTAAGGTCAGGTCATGCACTTGCTACTCTTCACAATAGTTGAAATCGACCTTGGCCCTCTTTTTCACCCTTTGGTCTGTACAGAATACCAACTGGTGCTATATTTAGGATTCAGGATtcagctgtttgtctgtgttgccTCATACAATTAGGTCAACCTCTTTTCAGCGTCTACTACATTACTGCGTTGGATGtttagtcatttgatttatgtgcatttaaatGCGTTAAATCTAAATGCCCCCCAACGatgcaataaaataaagtccTACTGAAAGGGAAGCCTGTGGTTGGACAACCACAAACTTCTGTCCTCCATAATTTACTTAActctttaaaaaggaaaaatcgGTACTCCCTCCTTCACATTGGCCCCGTTGCAGGATATTAGCATGCTTTGCCATTGTCTCAATATCTGTTGCCAGTACAATGTCACTCTCTTTGCTATgaacaagacttttttttttttttctgcctatgAATGGGTCTGACACCTGGTCTTTGTGCTTGCTAACCCGCCACCAAACATTTGATCCTCATGTGGCCAAGGTCTTGCTTGCAAGCTCAAGTTTGAGGTAATTTGTTCATGGCTTCATGTAAAGTGCCAAaacatgacccccccccccccccccagcgcTAGCAATTGCGTCTCATGCCACAATTTAAATACTTTCTTCTTGTCCTTATTGCTAATATATTAACATTATATTCTTCCATACTGTCATATGGAGATGGATGATAAAGAGGGTGTCACTCGGTGCAGCCTTGAGCTCGACTGACAGATAGGTATAGCAATGCACAGCAATAGATGGGGCGCTAGGCTAGGAAAAGGCTAGGTGTGGTGTTTCTTGTTGAGTCACTGGTCATGTTTTAAGTCTAGTTTGAGTTGCTTTGTGCACTGATGTTTTGCACATACGTGGAAACTTTCACCAAGCTCTGCAGTGCACTTACCAAACTATTTGATACATATTGTAATTTGTACATATGTTTTAATTTAGGTTAATGGCATTTAGATAATGCAATAAGAATTCTGTTCCCTGTGTGTATGAACCTGTTTTGTGTAGGTCACTTTAAAAAGCCAAGGCATTTCATATTGCTGTAACAGAACCCAACATGGCATGTCTGTTGATTCACACTGTTGGCTGGTAATGTGGACGTCTAATGAAACATCAAATGGTACCATTGACTTTGCCTCATCCTACCAGACATCTTTTGTTGTGCATGCTGGTCAATTTACACAAGGCATATGTTTATCTGGGCAGATTCTCATGGATGGCTCACAATTTTATTAATTAGTGGCCAAATTGAGGTATGCaccttacaaaaaaaatcagctgtttttcaACACATACAAGTCTTGTAAACACTAGACAGGACATGTGCTCTTCCTCTTTGCTCTTGTACTCTAAACCTGATATGTTACATGAGAACTTTAATGACATTTGCCTTGCATATTGTTCAGGGTGTCACTGGTGAGACTTATATTTTGTTGTACATTGTTCACATCACCATATAGAGTACTTTCCTTTTGTATTCtggtttattttgaaagagtaaCGCATAAGCAACCCATTCTGTATTCCTgcaaatatgtcattttattttagaaagatgtgaataactttttttgtatttataatttttactGTTCATGCTCTGTAACCTGATATGTTTTCTGTCTATTGTAATAGATTTTGTTAAGTCACTTTACCACAGCCACAGCACAAATCACGCAGGCGTAATTATGTGCTGCCGCCATGATTCATCTAGCATCAGTgtcatatatctatatatgttaTGATTTCTGAGGTGTATACTAACTACGACTTTACTGAGTTTTGGAGAGAGGCTGATGAAAATCTGCAAACGTGAATCTGCAAAAGGAAGggatgttaaaatagagtttgTACGCATTTTTATTAAGGCCTAACCAATGTCATGTTTTTGCCACCACTCTCACCAAAGTGCTTGTTCAAAGAGAGCAGATGGACGAGTAACACCTGGTCCGCAGTGGCCTGCCACTCAAATGTTTGtgtctgaaagaaaaatccTTTGAAACTGATGTCAATGTTAGCCAAATGACCACTCTGCTTCTTTTACATTTCCCACCGTGTGTCTGGAGTAAGGTGATGATCTTGAATTTTATATCCTGTGGATTAATACTGGAAGTACAAGATAACCTTAGGTGTAGGAACGGtagcttttcacattttaccatgttttgattgaagacattttacatacattttaagtCAGTTTGTGTGGTGCAGTTGTACccagtttaaaataaatgcctGCCTTAAAAGGTAGTCTGCTATTATGTGGCTCTTGTTACATCCATCCAtgcaacaaaataaatccaTACACGTGTAGTccaaaatatttgtatttgcattttaaagacaGTGTCTGCATAGAAAAACAGCCATTGAAAACTAACCTTGATCAAGGATTTATGCTCAACGGGACTCACTTTCCTTGGCAGAGGCACTGTGTGATACCAGTAATTCTTTGAGGTTAAAAAACTATTATAAAATAACATgtaaatttacacatttcctgTGTTGGAGACTGCAGTGTGTGCTGAGCTAGAGTGTTAAAATTCttgaattcagtttttcagtatGGACATGCTGCCAGTTTAGTGGCCTGGAAGCCAAACAGGTAATATTTAAATCTTCAACATTTATATGATTTcagaaatttgtattttaacattcacTCATTTAAACATCGGAAGAAGAAACAAGGAGTTACCCTGACGTGGACTTTGACCTTGTTTGGTTGTGTCTAATCCTCAGACCACAGTGTACACAGAAAAAGCACCAATTCAATTAAAGGAAAGGGCTGATATGCATAAATGTAAACAGTCAAGGTCATCTCCTATACAAGGATCCTTAATAGAAAATACACCCTCACAGTATAATCCATTTCACAaccatgacatttttaaaatcacatcagTCTCCTCTGTGTGGCAGGTATATGCATACtatgtgaattattttttgatACGTTCATTTATGCATATCAACCCAGAACTATTATAGTCCATATATTCTTGGATTCCAAGCATGCCCAAAAAGAAGTAATTTTCATATTGCACAGTAAGCTTTCTGCAAGCATCCAGGTGAAATGGAGCATGTGTCATTCAGCACTCTTAAAGCTAACAGAGGAAGCAAATGCTGACAGGAATTGTACAAAAACTCTAATGATGCGATAAGCCCAGGAACATGATTAGAGTAATATAAAGCCATCCACTGGgtcatgacaaaataaacaacaggcAGTGTGGATGAATGCTTTCCCTCCTGTGCGCTGAGCGACTCCTGCTTGTTTTCTCCTGCACATGTGCGTCCACTTGAGATAAGACGAGTTCACTTGTCAGAGGCTCGGATGTAGACCAGAGAGGAAAGCAGCAGGAGCTCTGGTGGCTTGTGTAACAGAATCAGATTGTCGGTCCTCAGCCCGTCATAGTGCATCCAGCAGCCGTCTATCTGGAAGGCTGCAGAGTAGTGATGCTCTTCCTTGTTGAAGAGTGTGGCGCCCTCTAGTAAGTACCTGTGAAGAAAAGAGTTTGTAAGAACATTTTCTTTATACTgtccagggaaaaaaaattcagatgaGAGGGGAAAGCAACATACCCTTTCTCCTGGGTCTAGGGACAAAGGTGTATCAAAGGCAGggatagatttaaaaaacacttcatgtggtgtaaaaacattaaaattgaaaaatttgCGGTTTTAATGACAGCTAGAAACTTCTAtgacaaaatgatttaaaaaaaaaaaaaaaatctttcttgcTGGCACAAAGCtagcagcaaaacattttttaaaggaggCTGTACTTGAGTTTTAATTTGCtagtttttttaacattgtgcCTCTCACCTGAgcaatatttctaaaattagctttcttttcctctactgATGTAGAGAAAGTCATCCTCCTTTAATCTTGTATTGCTTAGACTACACacgtttctttctctcttttccaacTTGTGCAAACAAAGCACAGCAGCTGAGATTCttgctgtaaaagaaaaaacagaccagtTTTAGCAGCTCTACATAGGCTGATTCGGACTTTTCATATCCTGCTGATCCTACTGATAATGGCATCAAACTATGTACATGCTTTTAAGTCCATAGGAACCCAATTATAGCTCAACCTTGACTTACAGTAAAACCAGATAATCAGTTGGCtatttgacttaaaaaacacaaaaatattttcaaaggaTAATTCATgacatgctttcatttaatttaatgaccATTTACTATTGTTTTTGGCCTCCCTTTTATTActctttaattgtttttatatctttgCCTCAATGCTGTGCCAAAGCCAGGATACTACAGCTCAGCGCACCAGAAATTCATATGATAGTGGCTGGCACCACAGTGTGGCCGAAGCATGCTACTGTACACAATGCCAGTGGAAACACCCTGTGCAAGTTTCACACCTGTGCTGACAGAGAGCCAGGTGGTAAGGAACGTAGGACAGCTCCTCTGACTTCCACTGCTGCATGTTGAGAATGACAAAGGGTGGGGGGCCATGGCAGAAAACCCTCTGAGAGAACTCCCTTAGACCATCACACCTGTTACAAAAGATAACCAGTTTGTCAAGGAGGCGGAATAAAGACTGAACTGAACTAGAGGATGACGAACATCCTCCCTAAGTCTCACCCTAGTTCTGAGCAGAGTAGGAGCTTGGGGCAGAAGAACTCGTCCACAGCCGACTGAATGGGGTCTCTGTGAGGCAGCTCATGAGGAGGGCTGGAAGGAAAATGTGAG
Coding sequences within:
- the LOC120795018 gene encoding kelch-like protein 28, with the protein product MDQQDQSYMFASLTRPHSEQLLQGLQLLRQDHELCDIVLRVGDAKIHAHKVVLASISPYFKAMFTGNLSEKETSEVEIQFIDETALQAIVEYAYTGTVFISQETVESLLPAANLLQVKLVLKECCSFLESQLDAGNCIGISRFAETYGCHDLCLAATKFICENFEEVCQTEEFFELTRAELDEIVSNDCLKVVTEETVFYALESWIKYDVTERQQHLAQLLHCVRLPLLSVKFLTRLYEANHLIRDDHACKHLLNEALKYHFMPEHRLSYQTVLSARPRCAPKVLLAVGGKAGLFATLESMEMYFPQTDSWIGLAPLSVPRYEFGVAVLDHKVYVVGGIATHMRQGISYRRHESTVECWDPESNTWSSVERMAECRSTLGVVVLAGELYALGGYDGQYYLQSVEKYVPKLKEWQPVAPMTKSRSCFATAVLDGMVYAIGGYGPAHMNSVERYDPSKDAWEMVAPMADKRINFGVGVMLGFIFVVGGHNGVSHLSSIERYDPHQNQWTACRPMNEPRTGVGSAIVDNYLYVVGGHSGSSYLNTVQRYDPISDSWLDSSGMMYCRCNFGLTAL